A genomic window from Lycium barbarum isolate Lr01 chromosome 4, ASM1917538v2, whole genome shotgun sequence includes:
- the LOC132635624 gene encoding tyramine N-feruloyltransferase 4/11-like — protein sequence MTPAISETTTNSSPENNVTITEKIYTRVRLAEKADLYHIYQLFYQIHAYHNYTHLYKASESSLANLLFKENPLPLFYGPSVLLLEVSPTPFAEHKNTTDQGLKPVLTTFDLKFPVVEGQAEEFRSKYDDGNDKSDAFIAGYAFFYANYSCFYDKPGFYFESLYFRESYRKLGMGRLLFGTVASIAANNGFVSVEGIVAVWNKKSYDFYIDMGVEIFDEFRYGKLHGEALQKYADKEKSAEGNC from the coding sequence ATGACTCCAGCTATATCTGAAACAACCACCAATTCCTCACCGGAAAACAACGTAACGATCACTGAAAAGATATACACTAGAGTCCGTCTCGCTGAGAAAGCTGACCTATACCATATATACCAACTGTTTTATCAAATCCATGCATACCATAACTACACTCATTTGTACAAAGCAAGCGAGTCCTCCCTAGCCAACTTGCTCTTTAAAGAAAACCCTCTTCCACTTTTCTACGGGCCATCCGTACTTTTACTCGAAGTTTCGCCAACCCCTTTTGCCGAACACAAGAATACCACGGACCAAGGGTTAAAACCCGTCCTTACAACATTCGACCTTAAATTCCCCGTTGTGGAAGGACAAGCTGAGGAATTCAGGTCCAAATATGATGACGGGAACGATAAGAGTGATGCTTTTATTGCAGGATATGctttcttttacgcaaattattcgTGCTTCTATGACAAACCGGGGTTCTATTTTGAGAGCCTTTACTTTAGGGAGAGTTACAGAAAGTTAGGAATGGGGAGATTGTTGTTTGGAACTGTTGCGTCCATTGCGGCGAACAATGGATTTGTTTCGGTGGAGGGAATAGTTGCAGTTTGGAATAAGAAGTCTTATGATTTTTACATAGATATGGGAGTTGAAATATTTGATGAGTTTAGGTATGGGAAGTTGCACGGTGAAGCTCTTCAAAAGTATGCTGATAAGGAGAAAAGTGCTGAAGGAAactgttaa